The Takifugu flavidus isolate HTHZ2018 chromosome 17, ASM371156v2, whole genome shotgun sequence genome contains a region encoding:
- the cdh19 gene encoding cadherin-7 isoform X2 codes for MGRPEGVRARAVALGIFATLALFSAIPGAAMSDPNAPEPAPGSSQPHRRLKRGWIWKQLFVPEEDPTPQVIGQLKSDSDRGESSIRYILSGEGAGDVFQIDEYTGEIRTLGKLDREEKAFYVLQAQAINRRTNQPEEPESEFIIKVQDINDNVPQFQNEPYVSSIPEMCPTGTTVARVTATDADDPMFGNNAKLIYSILQGEPYFSVEPKTGIIVTSWPNMDREARDQYLVVVQVKDMLGLSGGYSSSTTVTVTLTDVNDNGPTFHHHLYAFAVPENAAVGTTVGRIMAQDGDIGINAKMTYSLEDDLEASATFIIRTDPVTQEGVVLLAKPLDFETKRRFVMAAEAANDHADTRFLPLDEFRDRTTLKIVVEDVDEPPVFLSPLYEWKVPENAAVGTAVGSVTAEDGDAFNNPVRYSIARRSDAARAFKIDPNNGTVTTAKVLDREAAGWHNLTVEAKETAQGRLSSSAAVFIKVLDVNDNVPRLATDYQPYICEGTQPGELVQLISAVDPDEPAEGHHFYFSMVPDRHINPNFTLRDNQDNTAGIVARRSSFSRRDRTQYLLPVVVTDSGSPALSSTSTLTISVCSCQPGGHCPTGGVRALAMSMGVSLQTLLGLSVCLLTLTDVELAQFLLLPLCCLSSCCC; via the exons ATGGGACGTCCCGAGGGTGTGCGCGCGCGGGCTGTAGCGCTCGGCATCTTCGCCACGTTAGCGCTCTTTTCAGCGATTCCTGGGGCGGCAATGAGTGATCCAAACGCCCCTGAGCCGGCGCCGGGGTCGTCTCAACCACATCGGCGCCTGAAGAGAGGCTGGATCTGGAAACAGCTGTTTGTCCCTGAGGAGGATCCCACCCCTCAGGTTATCGGCCAG CTCAAGTCGGACTCTGATCGAGGAGAATCCTCCATCAGATACATCTTATCGGGAGAAGGAGCCGGCGACGTGTTCCAGATAGACGAGTATACCGGAGAAATCCGGACACTCGGGAAGCTCGATCGGGAAGAAAAAGCATTCTATGTCCTTCAGGCTCAGGCCATCAACCGCAGGACCAACCAGCCCGAGGAGCCTGAGTCCGAATTCATCATTAAGGTCCAGGACATCAACGACAACGTCCCACAGTTCCAGAACGAGCCCTACGTGTCCAGTATCCCCGAGATGTGTCCAACGG gcaCCACGGTGGCCCGGGTGACGGCCACGGACGCCGACGACCCCATGTTCGGAAACAACGCCAAGCTCATCTACTCCATCCTGCAGGGGGAGCCCTACTTCTCCGTGGAGCCCAAAACAG GTATCATCGTCACGTCCTGGCCCAACATGGACCGGGAGGCCCGGGATCAGTACCTGGTGGTGGTGCAGGTGAAGGACATGCTGGGCCTCAGCGGAGGAtactcctccagcaccaccGTCACCGTCACCCTGACGGACGTCAACGACAACGGGCCCACGTTCCATCACC aCCTGTACGCCTTTGCGGTCCCTGAAAATGCCGCAGTGGGCACGACCGTGGGCAGGATCATGGCGCAGGACGGAGACATCGGGATAAATGCTAAAATGACGTACAGTCTGGAGGACGACTTGGAAGCCAGCGCGACTTTCATCATCAGAACAGACCCGGTGACACAGGAGGGAGTCGTGCTGCTCGCCAAG CCTTTAGATTTCGAAACCAAGCGACGTTTCGTGATGGCAGCCGAGGCGGCTAACGATCACGCCGACACTCGCTTCCTGCCCTTGGACGAGTTCAGGGACAGAACGACGCTCAAGATCGTGGTGGAGGACGTGGACGAGCCGCCCGTCTTCCTGTCCCCGCTTTACGAGTGGAAGGTCCCAGAGAACGCGGCGGTGGGAACGGCGGTGGGCAGCGTCACCGCCGAAGACGGCGACGCCTTCAACAACCCCGTCAG ATATTCCATCGCTCGGAGGAGCGACGCCGCGAGAGCTTTCAAGATTGACCCCAACAACGGGACCGTAACCACGGCGAAGGTTTTGGACAGAGAGGCGGCGGGCTGGCACAACTTGACCGTGGAAGCCAAAGAAACAG CGCAGGGCCGTCTATCCTCCTCGGCGGCGGTGTTCATCAAAGTGCTGGACGTAAACGACAACGTGCCAAGGCTCGCCACAGATTACCAGCCATATATCTGCGAGGGAACACAGCCAGGGGAG CTCGTCCAGCTCATCAGCGCCGTTGATCCCGACGAGCCGGCGGAAGGACACCATTTCTACTTCTCCATGGTCCCCGACAGGCACATCAATCCCAACTTCACCCTCAGAGATAATCAAG ACAACACCGCTGGCATTGTAGCACGCAGGAGCTCCTTCAGCCGCCGGGACCGGACCCAGTACCTCCTGCCTGTGGTGGTGACAGACAGCGGATCCCCGGCTCTGTCCAGCACCAGCACGCTGACCATCAGCGTGTGCAGCTGCCAGCCTGGAGGGCACTGTCCCACCGGGGGGGTCAGGGCCCTGGCCATGTCCATGGGGGTCAGCTTGCAGACCCTGTTAGGGCTCTCCGTCTGCCTGCTCACGCTCACAG ATGTGGAACTGGCacagttcctcctcctgccgtTG tGCTGTCTGtcctcatgctgctgctga
- the cdh19 gene encoding cadherin-7 isoform X1 gives MGRPEGVRARAVALGIFATLALFSAIPGAAMSDPNAPEPAPGSSQPHRRLKRGWIWKQLFVPEEDPTPQVIGQLKSDSDRGESSIRYILSGEGAGDVFQIDEYTGEIRTLGKLDREEKAFYVLQAQAINRRTNQPEEPESEFIIKVQDINDNVPQFQNEPYVSSIPEMCPTGTTVARVTATDADDPMFGNNAKLIYSILQGEPYFSVEPKTGIIVTSWPNMDREARDQYLVVVQVKDMLGLSGGYSSSTTVTVTLTDVNDNGPTFHHHLYAFAVPENAAVGTTVGRIMAQDGDIGINAKMTYSLEDDLEASATFIIRTDPVTQEGVVLLAKPLDFETKRRFVMAAEAANDHADTRFLPLDEFRDRTTLKIVVEDVDEPPVFLSPLYEWKVPENAAVGTAVGSVTAEDGDAFNNPVRYSIARRSDAARAFKIDPNNGTVTTAKVLDREAAGWHNLTVEAKETAQGRLSSSAAVFIKVLDVNDNVPRLATDYQPYICEGTQPGELVQLISAVDPDEPAEGHHFYFSMVPDRHINPNFTLRDNQDNTAGIVARRSSFSRRDRTQYLLPVVVTDSGSPALSSTSTLTISVCSCQPGGHCPTGGVRALAMSMGVSLQTLLGLSVCLLTLTVLSVLMLLLRRHRRKQQEGLEVDTKELELPETVSQKVLYYKEAGAEGGPLDSCPGSAVPLRPHPRRKERRLRREDVRASIRMSLRESHLIGPEDDVFRQFILDRLVEADEDPYVPPFDCIRAYAYEGSGSPAGSLSSLDSAELGTEHTAGGSRAHAVRLSPWCGAVDEDTF, from the exons ATGGGACGTCCCGAGGGTGTGCGCGCGCGGGCTGTAGCGCTCGGCATCTTCGCCACGTTAGCGCTCTTTTCAGCGATTCCTGGGGCGGCAATGAGTGATCCAAACGCCCCTGAGCCGGCGCCGGGGTCGTCTCAACCACATCGGCGCCTGAAGAGAGGCTGGATCTGGAAACAGCTGTTTGTCCCTGAGGAGGATCCCACCCCTCAGGTTATCGGCCAG CTCAAGTCGGACTCTGATCGAGGAGAATCCTCCATCAGATACATCTTATCGGGAGAAGGAGCCGGCGACGTGTTCCAGATAGACGAGTATACCGGAGAAATCCGGACACTCGGGAAGCTCGATCGGGAAGAAAAAGCATTCTATGTCCTTCAGGCTCAGGCCATCAACCGCAGGACCAACCAGCCCGAGGAGCCTGAGTCCGAATTCATCATTAAGGTCCAGGACATCAACGACAACGTCCCACAGTTCCAGAACGAGCCCTACGTGTCCAGTATCCCCGAGATGTGTCCAACGG gcaCCACGGTGGCCCGGGTGACGGCCACGGACGCCGACGACCCCATGTTCGGAAACAACGCCAAGCTCATCTACTCCATCCTGCAGGGGGAGCCCTACTTCTCCGTGGAGCCCAAAACAG GTATCATCGTCACGTCCTGGCCCAACATGGACCGGGAGGCCCGGGATCAGTACCTGGTGGTGGTGCAGGTGAAGGACATGCTGGGCCTCAGCGGAGGAtactcctccagcaccaccGTCACCGTCACCCTGACGGACGTCAACGACAACGGGCCCACGTTCCATCACC aCCTGTACGCCTTTGCGGTCCCTGAAAATGCCGCAGTGGGCACGACCGTGGGCAGGATCATGGCGCAGGACGGAGACATCGGGATAAATGCTAAAATGACGTACAGTCTGGAGGACGACTTGGAAGCCAGCGCGACTTTCATCATCAGAACAGACCCGGTGACACAGGAGGGAGTCGTGCTGCTCGCCAAG CCTTTAGATTTCGAAACCAAGCGACGTTTCGTGATGGCAGCCGAGGCGGCTAACGATCACGCCGACACTCGCTTCCTGCCCTTGGACGAGTTCAGGGACAGAACGACGCTCAAGATCGTGGTGGAGGACGTGGACGAGCCGCCCGTCTTCCTGTCCCCGCTTTACGAGTGGAAGGTCCCAGAGAACGCGGCGGTGGGAACGGCGGTGGGCAGCGTCACCGCCGAAGACGGCGACGCCTTCAACAACCCCGTCAG ATATTCCATCGCTCGGAGGAGCGACGCCGCGAGAGCTTTCAAGATTGACCCCAACAACGGGACCGTAACCACGGCGAAGGTTTTGGACAGAGAGGCGGCGGGCTGGCACAACTTGACCGTGGAAGCCAAAGAAACAG CGCAGGGCCGTCTATCCTCCTCGGCGGCGGTGTTCATCAAAGTGCTGGACGTAAACGACAACGTGCCAAGGCTCGCCACAGATTACCAGCCATATATCTGCGAGGGAACACAGCCAGGGGAG CTCGTCCAGCTCATCAGCGCCGTTGATCCCGACGAGCCGGCGGAAGGACACCATTTCTACTTCTCCATGGTCCCCGACAGGCACATCAATCCCAACTTCACCCTCAGAGATAATCAAG ACAACACCGCTGGCATTGTAGCACGCAGGAGCTCCTTCAGCCGCCGGGACCGGACCCAGTACCTCCTGCCTGTGGTGGTGACAGACAGCGGATCCCCGGCTCTGTCCAGCACCAGCACGCTGACCATCAGCGTGTGCAGCTGCCAGCCTGGAGGGCACTGTCCCACCGGGGGGGTCAGGGCCCTGGCCATGTCCATGGGGGTCAGCTTGCAGACCCTGTTAGGGCTCTCCGTCTGCCTGCTCACGCTCACAG tGCTGTCTGtcctcatgctgctgctgaggagacaccggaggaagcagcaggagggccTAGAGGTGGACAcaaaggagctggagctgccagAGACGGTGTCGCAGAAGGTGCTCTATTACAAAGAGgcgggggcggagggggggccCCTCGACTCCTGTCCGGGGTCGGCCGTCCCGCTGCGTCCCCACcccaggaggaaggagaggaggctgcGGAGGGAGGACGTGAGGGCCAGCATACGAATGTCCCTCAGAGAGTCCCACCTGATCGGTCCAGAGGACGACGTCTTCCGACAGTTCATCCTGGACAGGCTGGTCGAGGCCGACGAGGACCCGTACGTTCCGCCCTTTGACTGCATCAGAGCCTACGCTTACGAGGGGTCGGGGTCTCCCGCGGGGTCGCTGAGCTCACTGGACTCCGCTGAGTTGGGAACCGAACACACAGCTGGCGGCAGCAGAGCCCACGCGGTCCGGCTGAGTCCATGGTGCGGGGCGGTGGACGAGGACACCTTCTGA